One genomic window of Pseudomonas sp. LFM046 includes the following:
- a CDS encoding dihydrodipicolinate synthase family protein, which produces MNDSIFNGCIPALMTPCTAERKPDFDALVAKGRELVDIGMSAVVYCGSMGDWPLLTEAQRQEGVARLVKAGVPTVVGTGAVSTREAVSHAAHAAKVGAQGLMVIPRLLSRAASPAAQKAHFSAVLQAAPALPAVIYNSPYYSFSTRADLFFELRRQFPNLVGFKEFGGAADMRYAAEHITSRDDEVILMAGVDTQVFHGFVNCNATGAITGIGNVLPREVLQLVALSKQAAQGDARARRLALELDGALAVLSSFDEGCDLVLFYKYLMVLNGDREYSLHFNETDVLSDSQRRYAEQQYGLFRQWYANWSAELNIA; this is translated from the coding sequence ATGAACGACAGCATCTTCAACGGTTGCATTCCCGCCCTGATGACCCCCTGCACCGCCGAGCGCAAGCCAGACTTCGACGCCCTGGTTGCCAAGGGCCGCGAACTGGTCGATATCGGCATGAGCGCGGTGGTGTACTGCGGCTCCATGGGAGACTGGCCGCTGCTGACCGAAGCCCAGCGCCAGGAAGGCGTGGCACGTCTGGTGAAGGCCGGCGTGCCCACCGTTGTCGGCACCGGGGCAGTCAGCACCCGCGAGGCGGTCTCCCACGCCGCGCACGCGGCCAAGGTGGGCGCCCAAGGCCTCATGGTGATTCCGCGACTGCTCTCCCGCGCTGCCTCGCCCGCTGCGCAGAAGGCGCATTTTTCCGCCGTCCTCCAGGCCGCCCCTGCGCTGCCGGCGGTGATCTACAACAGCCCCTACTACAGCTTCTCCACCCGCGCGGACCTGTTCTTCGAGCTGCGCCGCCAGTTCCCCAACCTGGTCGGCTTCAAGGAGTTCGGCGGGGCCGCCGACATGCGCTACGCAGCCGAGCACATCACCTCGCGGGACGACGAGGTCATCCTCATGGCCGGTGTCGATACCCAGGTGTTCCACGGTTTCGTCAACTGCAATGCCACGGGTGCCATCACCGGCATCGGCAACGTGCTGCCTCGCGAAGTGCTGCAACTGGTGGCGCTGAGCAAGCAGGCTGCACAGGGTGACGCCAGGGCTCGCCGTCTCGCTCTCGAGCTGGACGGGGCGCTGGCCGTGCTGTCCTCCTTCGACGAGGGCTGCGACCTGGTGCTCTTCTACAAGTACCTGATGGTCCTCAACGGCGACCGGGAATACAGCCTGCACTTCAACGAAACCGACGTGCTCAGCGATTCCCAGCGCCGCTACGCCGAGCAGCAGTACGGGTTGTTCCGCCAGTGGTACGCCAACTGGTCGGCGGAACTGAACATCGCCTGA
- a CDS encoding APC family permease, with translation MSGKFKKQLSLMDLTFIGLGAIFGSGWLFAASHVSAIAGPAGIISWFLGGFAVLLLGIIYCELGAALPRAGGVVRYPVFSHGPLLGYLMGFITLIAFSSLVAIEVVASRQYAAAWFPGLTEAGSSDPTYLGWLVQFGLLCLFFRLNYRSVKTFARANNLVSVFKFIVPLLVIGMLFTFFKPENFAVQGFAPFGLSGIEMAVSAGGIIFAYLGLTPIISVASEVKNPQRTIPVALILSVLLSTAIYVLLQLAFLGAVPTEMLGNGWAGISRELALPYRDIALVLGVGWLAYLVVADAVVSPSGCGNIYMNATPRVVYGWAQTGTFFRVFTRIDEKSGIPRPALWLTFALSVFWTLPFPSWEALINVVSAALVLSYAVAPVTVAALRRNAPDMPRPFRVRGMGVMGPLSFVIAALIVYWSGWNTVSWLLSLQILMFVIYLLCRRFVPTEHLSLARQVRSSAWLIGFYAATLLLSWLGSFGGLGVLGHPFDTLAVAACATAIYYWGAATGVPAELIILSGEDESEEGADTDAGLHPAAVRSQALS, from the coding sequence ATGTCCGGAAAATTCAAGAAGCAACTCTCGTTGATGGACCTGACCTTTATCGGTCTGGGCGCCATCTTCGGCTCTGGCTGGCTGTTCGCCGCCAGCCACGTTTCCGCCATCGCTGGCCCGGCGGGGATCATCTCCTGGTTCCTCGGCGGCTTCGCCGTGCTGCTGCTCGGCATCATCTACTGCGAGCTGGGCGCGGCGCTGCCACGTGCCGGCGGCGTGGTGCGTTATCCGGTGTTCTCCCACGGCCCGCTGCTGGGCTACCTGATGGGGTTCATCACCCTGATCGCCTTCTCCAGCCTGGTGGCGATCGAAGTGGTCGCCTCCCGGCAATACGCGGCCGCCTGGTTCCCGGGGCTGACCGAGGCCGGCTCCAGTGATCCGACGTACCTCGGCTGGCTCGTGCAGTTCGGCCTGTTGTGCCTGTTCTTCCGGCTCAACTACCGCAGCGTCAAGACCTTCGCGAGGGCCAACAACCTGGTCAGCGTGTTCAAGTTCATCGTGCCCCTGCTGGTCATCGGCATGCTGTTCACCTTCTTCAAGCCGGAGAACTTCGCGGTCCAGGGCTTCGCACCCTTCGGCCTTTCCGGCATCGAGATGGCGGTCTCCGCAGGCGGGATCATCTTCGCCTACCTGGGGCTCACGCCGATCATCTCGGTGGCCAGCGAAGTGAAGAATCCGCAACGCACCATCCCGGTCGCGCTGATCCTTTCGGTCCTGCTCTCCACCGCCATCTACGTGCTGCTGCAACTGGCCTTCCTCGGCGCCGTGCCCACGGAAATGCTGGGCAATGGCTGGGCCGGCATCTCCAGGGAATTGGCCCTGCCGTACCGGGACATCGCCCTGGTGCTCGGTGTGGGCTGGCTGGCCTACCTGGTGGTGGCCGATGCGGTGGTCTCGCCCAGCGGCTGCGGCAACATCTACATGAACGCCACCCCCAGGGTGGTCTACGGCTGGGCGCAGACCGGCACCTTCTTCAGGGTCTTCACCCGCATCGACGAGAAGTCCGGCATCCCGCGTCCGGCGCTCTGGCTGACCTTCGCGCTGTCGGTGTTCTGGACCCTGCCGTTCCCGTCCTGGGAGGCCCTGATCAACGTGGTGTCGGCCGCGCTGGTACTGAGCTACGCCGTGGCACCGGTGACCGTCGCCGCCCTGCGTCGCAACGCCCCCGATATGCCGCGTCCGTTCCGGGTACGGGGCATGGGCGTGATGGGGCCGCTGTCCTTCGTCATCGCCGCGCTGATCGTGTACTGGTCGGGCTGGAACACCGTGTCCTGGCTGCTGAGCCTGCAGATCCTGATGTTCGTGATCTACCTGCTGTGCCGACGCTTCGTACCCACCGAGCACCTGAGCCTGGCCCGGCAGGTGCGCTCGTCGGCCTGGCTGATCGGCTTCTACGCCGCCACCCTCCTGCTTTCCTGGCTTGGCAGTTTCGGTGGCCTGGGCGTGCTCGGCCACCCGTTCGACACCCTCGCCGTGGCTGCCTGTGCGACGGCGATCTACTACTGGGGCGCGGCGACCGGCGTACCGGCCGAGCTGATCATCCTGAGTGGCGAGGATGAAAGCGAGGAGGGCGCCGACACCGACGCGGGACTGCATCCGGCGGCGGTTCGCAGCCAGGCCTTGTCCTGA
- a CDS encoding endonuclease, which translates to MRSVVFALSCLAASIAGNASAGGQDRLADPKVAVEQAFWQQLYATGGTTLYCGKTFSAPGGLLSASPVYSTKQIKSALHCVTDSQCQQANPQYPYMLADLHNLYPEQSRVELARRNALFGTAGDGGKSTLADCELRSAYQLVEPRDAAKGNVARAILYMHAEYGLPIVGQLQMFQQWNRLDPVDDEERARNDRIQSIQGNRNRFIDDPSLANSLQP; encoded by the coding sequence ATGCGTTCAGTCGTTTTTGCCCTTTCCTGCCTGGCGGCATCGATCGCCGGCAACGCTTCCGCCGGCGGCCAGGATCGCCTGGCCGATCCCAAGGTCGCCGTCGAGCAAGCCTTCTGGCAGCAGCTCTACGCCACGGGCGGCACCACCCTCTATTGCGGCAAGACGTTCAGCGCACCCGGTGGCCTGCTCAGCGCCAGCCCGGTGTACAGCACCAAGCAGATCAAGAGCGCCTTGCACTGCGTCACCGACAGCCAGTGCCAACAGGCGAATCCGCAGTACCCCTACATGCTGGCCGACCTGCACAACCTCTACCCGGAGCAGTCGCGCGTCGAGCTGGCACGGCGCAATGCGTTGTTCGGCACCGCAGGCGACGGCGGGAAGAGCACGCTGGCCGACTGCGAGCTGCGCTCGGCCTATCAGTTGGTGGAACCCCGCGACGCCGCCAAGGGCAATGTGGCCCGGGCGATTCTCTATATGCACGCCGAGTACGGCCTGCCCATCGTCGGGCAGTTGCAGATGTTCCAGCAGTGGAACCGCCTCGACCCGGTGGACGACGAGGAACGTGCGCGCAACGACCGCATCCAGAGCATTCAGGGCAATCGGAATCGCTTTATCGACGATCCGAGCCTGGCGAATTCGCTGCAGCCTTAG
- a CDS encoding DoxX-like family protein — MSVWTFARLSLVFLWLSTALVSVTSGRQIGYDILASGGIVGSLADLCVVGGAALDLLLGLWLLSGRGVLVCLRVQGVVVLLYSLLLSLIDPSFWTHPFGPLTKNLPVLALILLLHQRAQGE; from the coding sequence ATGAGTGTCTGGACTTTCGCACGCCTATCCCTGGTTTTCCTTTGGCTGAGCACCGCCCTGGTGTCGGTCACCAGCGGCCGTCAGATCGGCTACGACATCCTCGCCAGCGGCGGCATCGTGGGGTCGCTGGCTGATCTTTGCGTCGTCGGTGGCGCCGCGCTGGACCTGCTGCTTGGGCTGTGGCTGCTCAGTGGTCGGGGGGTGCTGGTCTGCCTGCGGGTGCAGGGCGTGGTGGTATTGCTCTACAGCCTGCTGCTGAGCCTGATCGACCCCAGCTTCTGGACCCACCCCTTCGGCCCCCTGACCAAGAACCTGCCGGTGCTGGCGCTGATCCTGCTGCTGCATCAGCGAGCACAAGGCGAGTGA
- a CDS encoding Ldh family oxidoreductase: MSDLINLSLDQVHALAMRALTRNGMGEDHARAIADTITQGQRDECHSHGLYRVLVCVHSLRSGKVDPLARPTVSRSAPAIVSVDAHRGYSLLAFQAGLPLLVEQARELGVAALVIRNCFHFSALWPEVEAIAAEGLVGLAMTPSHAWVAPEGGGKGVFGTNPLAFAWPRQGREPFVFDFATSAIARGDIELHARQGKPIPLGWGLDAEGAPTTDARAALEGAMQTFGGHKGSALAAMIELLAGALIGDMTSAESLAFDAGAGATPCHGELLLAFAPARFLGNAMEEGQRRAEQLFAAITDQGARLPSQRRFAARKRSEREGVWVEQALLDDIERLMA, encoded by the coding sequence ATGAGCGATCTCATCAACCTCAGCCTCGACCAGGTCCATGCGCTCGCAATGCGCGCGCTGACCCGCAACGGCATGGGTGAGGACCACGCCCGGGCCATCGCCGACACCATCACCCAGGGGCAGCGCGACGAGTGCCACTCCCACGGCCTCTACCGCGTATTGGTGTGCGTGCATTCGTTGCGTTCCGGCAAGGTCGATCCGCTGGCGAGGCCCACCGTAAGCCGGTCCGCACCCGCCATCGTCAGCGTCGACGCCCATCGGGGTTACTCGCTGTTGGCGTTCCAGGCGGGCCTGCCGCTGCTGGTGGAGCAGGCCCGTGAGCTGGGCGTCGCCGCCCTGGTGATCCGCAACTGCTTCCACTTCTCCGCGCTCTGGCCGGAAGTCGAGGCCATCGCCGCCGAAGGGCTGGTCGGCCTGGCCATGACGCCCAGCCACGCCTGGGTCGCGCCGGAGGGCGGCGGCAAGGGTGTGTTCGGCACCAACCCGCTGGCGTTCGCCTGGCCTCGGCAAGGGCGCGAGCCCTTCGTCTTCGATTTCGCCACCAGCGCGATTGCGCGAGGCGATATCGAACTGCACGCCCGCCAAGGCAAGCCCATTCCCCTGGGCTGGGGCCTGGATGCCGAGGGGGCGCCCACCACGGATGCGCGTGCCGCGCTGGAGGGCGCCATGCAGACCTTCGGCGGGCACAAGGGCTCGGCGCTCGCCGCCATGATCGAGCTGCTGGCCGGCGCGTTGATCGGTGACATGACCAGCGCCGAATCCCTGGCATTCGATGCCGGCGCCGGTGCAACGCCTTGCCACGGCGAGCTGCTGCTGGCCTTCGCTCCCGCGCGTTTCCTCGGGAATGCGATGGAAGAGGGGCAGCGACGCGCCGAGCAGTTGTTCGCGGCCATCACCGACCAGGGCGCACGCCTTCCTTCGCAGCGCCGCTTCGCCGCACGCAAGCGCAGCGAGCGTGAGGGCGTCTGGGTCGAGCAGGCCCTGCTGGACGACATCGAGCGGCTGATGGCCTAG
- a CDS encoding YMGG-like glycine zipper-containing protein: MSTFLPRHLVLIGSLVCLPAMAQTVVPLQGQSQQQVQQDIANCQAQAGTPTTTTTTPQTGGRVRGAATGAVAGAAVAQSRSNDYDRISDDVQEEYREERAKDAAVAGMVVGGSRQRQERRQDRRTNQQASSNASAVFTSCLQQRGYQVNP, encoded by the coding sequence ATGAGCACTTTTCTTCCCCGTCACCTGGTCCTGATCGGTTCGCTTGTCTGCCTTCCCGCCATGGCCCAGACCGTCGTGCCCCTGCAGGGCCAGAGCCAGCAACAGGTCCAGCAGGACATCGCCAACTGCCAGGCCCAGGCCGGTACCCCCACGACCACCACCACCACGCCGCAGACCGGTGGCCGCGTCCGGGGCGCCGCAACGGGCGCAGTGGCCGGTGCCGCAGTCGCGCAGTCCCGGAGCAATGACTACGACCGGATCAGTGACGACGTGCAGGAGGAGTACCGCGAGGAGCGCGCCAAGGATGCGGCGGTCGCCGGGATGGTGGTGGGCGGTTCCCGCCAGCGTCAGGAGCGCCGGCAGGACCGTCGCACCAACCAGCAGGCCAGCAGCAACGCGTCGGCAGTCTTCACCAGCTGCCTCCAGCAGCGCGGTTATCAGGTCAACCCCTGA
- a CDS encoding saccharopine dehydrogenase NADP-binding domain-containing protein — protein sequence MARVLILGGYGNFGKRIAENLGRAHPGLELVIAGRSLQRAKKLCTELAEHGAPGTRFEAARLDIDSPAFPAELAALAPTIVIHTSGPFQGQDYRVPRACIQAGAHCIDLADGRRYVCDIRGLDAQARAQGVLVVSGASSVPGLSSTVIDHFRNEFSALETIDFAIAPGNKAEVGEATLKGILSYTGHPFPVLEEGRWRDRRGWMDARRVDFGGPVGRRWLANIDIPDLELFPERYAGVRSVRFQAGLELPVLHHCMVAMAALAKIDLVADWSPWAAAMLKARQPLMAFGSDVGGMRIELSGTGPDQRPKRLVWTLYAERGIGPYIPTLSAIILAGKLLRGELAERGAVPCLGLFSLADFDAEATPFGIYHRTGS from the coding sequence ATGGCGCGGGTGCTGATTCTGGGCGGGTACGGGAACTTCGGTAAGCGCATTGCCGAGAACCTGGGCAGGGCCCATCCAGGGCTGGAACTGGTGATCGCCGGACGCAGCCTGCAGCGGGCGAAGAAGCTTTGTACCGAACTGGCGGAACACGGCGCCCCTGGTACCCGCTTCGAAGCCGCGCGACTGGATATCGATTCCCCGGCATTTCCGGCCGAACTGGCCGCCCTCGCGCCCACCATCGTCATCCATACCAGCGGTCCCTTCCAGGGCCAGGACTACCGTGTGCCGCGCGCCTGCATCCAGGCCGGCGCCCACTGCATCGACCTGGCCGACGGCCGCCGCTACGTCTGCGATATCCGTGGCCTCGATGCGCAAGCGAGGGCGCAGGGTGTGCTGGTGGTCAGCGGCGCCAGTTCGGTGCCGGGGCTGTCCTCCACCGTGATCGACCACTTCCGCAACGAGTTCTCCGCGCTGGAAACCATCGATTTCGCCATCGCCCCCGGCAACAAGGCCGAGGTGGGGGAAGCCACCCTCAAGGGCATCCTCAGCTACACCGGTCATCCCTTCCCGGTACTGGAGGAGGGTAGGTGGCGCGATCGCCGCGGCTGGATGGACGCCCGCCGCGTCGACTTCGGCGGGCCAGTGGGGCGCCGCTGGCTGGCCAATATCGACATCCCCGACCTGGAACTCTTCCCCGAGCGTTACGCTGGCGTGCGCAGCGTGCGTTTCCAGGCCGGCCTGGAGCTGCCGGTGCTGCATCACTGCATGGTGGCCATGGCGGCCTTGGCCAAGATCGACCTGGTGGCCGACTGGTCGCCCTGGGCGGCGGCGATGCTCAAGGCGCGACAGCCGCTGATGGCCTTCGGCAGCGATGTCGGCGGCATGCGCATCGAACTCAGTGGCACCGGCCCGGATCAGCGGCCCAAGCGCCTGGTGTGGACGCTCTACGCCGAACGCGGCATCGGCCCCTACATACCGACCCTGTCGGCCATCATCCTCGCCGGCAAACTGCTCCGCGGCGAATTGGCGGAGCGCGGGGCCGTGCCCTGTCTGGGCCTCTTCAGCCTGGCGGATTTCGATGCCGAGGCCACGCCCTTCGGCATCTACCACCGGACTGGTTCATGA
- a CDS encoding Lrp/AsnC family transcriptional regulator: MPELSAPFLDDIDRQLIAALQINARESVATLARRLGIARTTVTSRLARLEKAQVITGYGVRLGQRVADGGLQAYVGITVKPRSGKEVLRRLTGMAEVQVLCAVSGEFDYVAWLRADSPERLDELLDLIGSVDGVEKTTTSIILSCKIDRGQPLAPPLA; the protein is encoded by the coding sequence ATGCCCGAACTCTCCGCCCCCTTCCTCGACGATATCGACCGCCAGTTGATCGCCGCCCTGCAGATCAACGCCCGCGAAAGCGTGGCCACCCTGGCGCGGCGCCTGGGCATTGCCCGCACCACCGTCACTTCGCGCCTGGCGCGGCTGGAGAAGGCCCAGGTCATCACCGGCTACGGCGTTCGCCTGGGCCAGCGGGTGGCCGATGGCGGGTTGCAGGCCTATGTGGGCATCACGGTGAAACCCCGCAGCGGCAAGGAAGTGCTGCGGCGCCTGACCGGCATGGCGGAGGTGCAAGTGCTCTGCGCGGTGAGCGGCGAATTCGACTACGTGGCCTGGCTGCGCGCCGACTCCCCCGAGCGCCTCGATGAGCTGCTGGACCTGATCGGCAGCGTCGACGGTGTGGAGAAGACCACGACGTCCATCATCCTCAGCTGCAAGATCGACCGCGGCCAGCCGCTGGCGCCGCCCCTGGCCTGA
- a CDS encoding DUF2269 domain-containing protein, which yields MSVYLLLKFFHLLGATVLIGTGAGIAFFMLLASRSGDPRVIAGTARMVVIADWVFTAPAVLLQFGTGIALMEVTGYGYASPWFLAALALFLFIGACWLPVVAIQYRLRRAADAMVAGGPDTELRKWMRRWTLLGIPAFSAILVLLWLMLAKPLPVV from the coding sequence ATGAGCGTCTACCTGCTGCTGAAGTTCTTCCATCTGCTGGGCGCCACCGTGCTGATCGGCACCGGCGCCGGCATCGCCTTCTTCATGCTGCTGGCCTCCCGCAGCGGCGACCCGCGGGTGATCGCGGGAACGGCACGGATGGTGGTGATCGCCGACTGGGTGTTCACCGCGCCGGCCGTGCTGCTGCAGTTCGGAACGGGCATCGCGCTGATGGAGGTCACCGGCTACGGCTACGCCTCGCCCTGGTTCCTCGCGGCGCTGGCGCTGTTCCTCTTCATCGGCGCCTGCTGGCTGCCGGTAGTGGCGATCCAGTACCGCCTGCGCCGCGCTGCCGATGCCATGGTCGCCGGTGGCCCGGACACCGAGCTGCGCAAATGGATGCGCCGCTGGACCTTGCTGGGCATCCCGGCCTTCAGCGCGATCCTGGTGCTGCTCTGGCTGATGCTGGCCAAGCCGCTGCCCGTGGTCTGA
- a CDS encoding carbon-nitrogen hydrolase family protein, giving the protein MRIALYQCAPLPLAPEANLERLRERAAEAARRGAALLVSPEMFLSGYNIGLEAVTALAEPCDGPWAERVAGIAREQGIAILYGYPERSAEGAIFNSVQLIDAQGQRLGNYRKTHLFGELDNSMFSAGSDHYPLLELNGWKLGLLICYDVEFPENVRRLALAGADLVLVPTANMEPFDFVCEVLVRARAFENQCYLAYANYCGGEGEIRYCGLSSVSAPDGSQAAVCGREETLAFADLRRDLLEKSRESVTYLKDRRAELYRPLL; this is encoded by the coding sequence ATGCGCATCGCCCTCTATCAGTGCGCACCACTGCCGCTCGCCCCGGAAGCCAACCTCGAACGCCTGCGCGAGCGGGCGGCCGAGGCGGCCCGGCGCGGCGCGGCGTTGCTGGTCAGCCCGGAAATGTTCCTCAGCGGTTACAACATCGGCCTGGAGGCGGTCACCGCCCTGGCCGAGCCCTGCGACGGCCCCTGGGCCGAGCGGGTGGCCGGGATCGCCCGCGAGCAGGGCATCGCCATCCTCTACGGCTACCCGGAACGCAGCGCCGAAGGGGCCATCTTCAACTCGGTGCAATTGATCGACGCCCAGGGCCAGCGCCTCGGCAACTACCGCAAGACCCACCTCTTCGGTGAGCTGGACAACAGCATGTTCAGCGCCGGCAGCGACCACTACCCGCTGCTGGAGCTGAACGGCTGGAAGCTGGGCCTGCTGATCTGCTACGACGTGGAGTTCCCCGAGAACGTGCGTCGCCTGGCCCTGGCCGGCGCCGACCTGGTGCTGGTGCCGACCGCCAACATGGAGCCGTTCGACTTCGTCTGCGAGGTGCTGGTACGTGCCCGCGCCTTCGAGAACCAGTGCTACCTGGCCTACGCCAACTACTGCGGCGGCGAAGGGGAAATCCGCTACTGCGGCCTCTCCAGCGTCAGCGCGCCGGACGGCAGCCAGGCGGCGGTGTGCGGCCGCGAGGAGACCCTGGCCTTCGCCGATCTGCGTCGTGACCTGCTGGAGAAATCCCGCGAGAGCGTCACCTACCTCAAGGATCGGCGCGCGGAGTTGTATCGACCGCTGCTGTAG
- a CDS encoding NAD(P)/FAD-dependent oxidoreductase, with the protein MNNNNRHPADGKKPITIFGPDFPFAFDDWIQHPAGLGSIPAEHHGAEVAIVGAGIAGLVAAYELMKLGLKPVVYEASKMGGRLRSQTFEGTDGIIAELGGMRFPASSTAFYHYVDLLGLKTQPFPNPLTPASGSTVIDIEGKTYYAEKMEDLPKLFLEVADAWADALEDGARFGDIQQAIRDRDVKRLKELWNTLVPLWDDRTFYDFVASSKAFAKLSFHHREVFGQVGFGTGGWDSDFPNSMLEIFRVVMTACDDNQHLIVGGVQQVPMGIWRHAPEKCVHWPAGTSLASLHNGAARPGVKRIARAADGRLAVTDNWGDTRHYAAVLATCQSWLLTTQIECEESLFSHKMWMALDRTRYMQSSKTFVMVDRPFWKDKNPETGRDTLSMTLTDRLTRGTYLFDNGDDKPGVICLSYSWMSDALKMLPHPVEKRVKLALDALKKIYPDVDIAGHIIGDPITISWESDPHFLGAFKGALPGHYRYNQRMYAHFMQDEMPAEQRGIFIAGDDVSWTPAWVEGAVQTSLNAVWGIMKHFGGSTSAENPGPGDLFAELGPIALPD; encoded by the coding sequence ATGAACAACAACAATCGCCACCCCGCCGACGGCAAGAAACCCATCACCATCTTCGGTCCGGACTTCCCCTTCGCCTTCGATGACTGGATTCAGCATCCGGCTGGCCTGGGCAGCATCCCCGCCGAGCATCATGGCGCCGAGGTGGCGATCGTCGGCGCCGGTATCGCCGGCCTGGTGGCGGCCTACGAGCTGATGAAGCTGGGCCTCAAGCCCGTGGTGTACGAAGCCTCGAAGATGGGCGGCCGCCTGCGCTCGCAGACCTTCGAAGGCACCGACGGCATCATCGCCGAGCTGGGCGGCATGCGCTTCCCGGCCTCCTCCACGGCCTTCTACCACTACGTCGACTTGCTGGGCCTCAAGACCCAGCCCTTCCCCAACCCGCTGACCCCGGCTTCCGGCAGCACCGTGATCGACATCGAAGGCAAGACCTACTACGCCGAGAAGATGGAAGACCTGCCCAAGCTGTTCCTGGAGGTAGCCGACGCCTGGGCCGACGCCCTGGAAGATGGCGCCCGGTTCGGCGATATCCAGCAGGCCATCCGCGACCGCGACGTGAAGCGCCTGAAGGAGCTGTGGAACACCCTCGTACCGCTGTGGGACGACCGCACCTTCTATGACTTCGTCGCCAGCTCCAAGGCTTTCGCCAAGCTGTCCTTCCACCACCGCGAAGTGTTCGGCCAGGTGGGCTTCGGCACCGGCGGTTGGGACTCCGACTTCCCCAACTCCATGCTGGAAATCTTCCGCGTGGTGATGACCGCCTGCGACGACAACCAGCACCTGATCGTCGGCGGCGTACAGCAGGTGCCCATGGGCATCTGGCGCCACGCTCCGGAAAAATGCGTGCACTGGCCGGCCGGCACCAGCCTGGCCTCCCTGCACAACGGCGCCGCACGCCCCGGCGTGAAGCGCATCGCCCGCGCCGCCGATGGCCGCCTGGCGGTCACCGACAACTGGGGTGACACCCGCCACTACGCGGCAGTGCTCGCCACCTGCCAGAGCTGGCTGCTGACCACCCAGATCGAGTGCGAGGAATCGCTCTTCTCCCACAAGATGTGGATGGCCCTGGACCGCACCCGCTACATGCAGTCCTCCAAGACCTTCGTGATGGTCGATCGCCCCTTCTGGAAGGACAAGAACCCGGAAACCGGCCGCGACACCCTGAGCATGACCCTCACCGACCGCCTCACCCGCGGCACCTACCTGTTCGACAATGGCGACGACAAGCCGGGCGTGATCTGCCTGTCCTACTCCTGGATGAGCGACGCCCTGAAGATGCTGCCGCACCCGGTGGAGAAGCGCGTGAAGCTCGCCCTGGACGCGCTGAAGAAGATCTACCCGGACGTGGATATCGCCGGCCACATCATCGGCGACCCGATCACCATTTCCTGGGAATCCGACCCGCACTTCCTCGGCGCCTTCAAGGGTGCGCTGCCGGGCCACTACCGCTACAACCAGCGCATGTACGCCCACTTCATGCAGGACGAAATGCCTGCCGAGCAGCGCGGTATCTTCATCGCCGGTGACGACGTGTCCTGGACCCCGGCCTGGGTGGAAGGCGCGGTGCAGACTTCGCTCAACGCCGTGTGGGGCATCATGAAGCACTTCGGCGGCAGCACCTCGGCAGAGAACCCCGGTCCGGGCGACCTCTTCGCCGAGCTCGGCCCGATCGCCCTGCCGGATTGA